A region of the Pseudomonas sp. A34-9 genome:
GAATATTGCCAGCGCCCGCTGCACGGCAAAGTCGCCCTGGTCGATGAAGAGTGGAGCACGGTCGGCTCGAGCAATCTCGACCCGCTGAGCCTGTCGCTGAACCTGGAAGCCAACGTGCTGATCCGCGACCGCGCGTTCAATCAGCATTTGTTCGAGCGCCTCGAAGACCTCAGCGAAAACCACTGCAAAGCCATGGATCCCGGCAAATCACCACGGGGGCGCATCTGGCACATGACCGTGGGTTTTCTGGTGTTCCACTTTCTGCGGCATTTTCCGGCCATGGCCGGTTGGCTGCCGGCGCACAAACCAAGGCTCAAGCCTTTTCGAGGTGATACGCCATGAGCCATTCCGAGGCGCATGCCACACCGCATTCGACGCCAGCAGCGCACTCGAAATGGAGTCGCTGGAAACGGCCACTGACACTGCTGTTTTTCCTTGCGCTGATCGTGTTACTGACGATGTTCGCCACGCGCATCGAATGGGCCGAAGTGCTGCAAACCCTCGCCGACTTCAAGGTGCGCACGCTCATCATCGCCGCCAGCCTGACCCTGCTGAGCTTTCTGGTGTACGCCAGTTTCGACCTGATCGGCCGCACCTACATTCGCCAGGACCTGACCTGGAAACAGATTCTGCCGGTGGGGATCATCAGCTATGCGTTCAACCTGAACCTGAGCGCATGGGTCGGCGGTATCGCCATGCGTTATCGGCTGTATTCGCGCCTTGGGGTGAGCAAAAGCAACATCGCCAAGATTCTCGGTCTGAGTCTGGCAACCAACTGGTTCGGCTACATGACCATCGCCGGCGCGGTGTTCAGCAGCGGATTGGTGAGCATGCCGCCGGGCTGGAAAGTCAGCAGCGATGCGTTGCAAGGCATTGGTGTGCTGTTACTGCTGATCAGCGCTGGCTATCTCGCGGCGTGTCAGTTTTCCAGGCGCCGCGAGTGGTCGATTCGCGGGGTGGAAATCAATCTGCCGTCGTTGCGCATGGCCGTCCTGCAACTGCTGCTGGGAGCATTGAACTGGTCGCTGATGGCGGCGGTAATTTTCACCTTACTGCCGAGTAAGCTCGATTATCCGTTGGTGCTGGGCGTGTTGCTGATCAGTGCGATTGCCGGGGTCATCACGCATATTCCGGCGGGCCTCGGGGTGTTGGAAGCGGTGTTTGTGGCACTGCTGCAACACGAGGCTTCGCGGGGCAGTCTGGTGGCGGGGTTGCTGGCGTATCGGGCGATTTACTTTCTGTTGCCGCTGTTGATCACGGTGGTGATGTATCTGGTGGTTGAAGCCAAGGCCAAGGCGCTGCGGATCGAGAAGAAACCCGGACATTAAAATCCAGATCAAAAGATCGCAGCCTTCGGCAGCTCCTGCATTTGGAATGTATTTTCCCTATAGGAGCTGCCGAAGGCTGCGATCTTTTGATCTTCAGGATTGGATAATGCTCAACCGCTCACCCACGACCATCTCGGTAATCCAGTCCACCAGAATCGAGGTGTAGGCCTGCTGCGAAACCGGTTCACTCAGCGCATGATCGGCGCCGTCGATAATCCGGTGTGTCAGTGAATGGGTCTGCTGGCACGCCGCGCGGTAACTCATGATCGCCGCGTGCGGCACGTATTCATCGGTTTCCGATTCCACCAGCAACACATCCCCGGTGAATTGCGAACACGCATGCAATGCCCGGTTAGTGTCAGCGCGCACTAATGTGCTGCGATAATCCCGCAAATCCGCCTTGTCCAAATCACGCTTGGGCGTGTGCCATTGCTCGTCGCGATACAGCGCCGGCACGCGCAGTGCTAGCCAGCGTACCGGGCGCAGCGAAGTCAGGATCGAAGCCAGATAACCGCCATAACTGGTGCCGACCACGGCGATGGCCGAGGTGTCGAGTGCCGGATGCGCCAGCAGGCGATCATAGGCCGCGAGCAAATCACGCAAGTTGTCTTCGCGGGTGACGCGAGTCAGCGGGATGCCGGTGCCACCGGTGTGCCCGCGCAAGTCGAAGGTCAGGCACACGCAACCAAGACCCGCGATGCCTTTGGCGCGCTCAAGATCACGTTCCTGACTCCCCCCCCAACCGTGGACAAACAACACCCCCGGGACTTTCGATTTGGGACTGAGAAATGTCCCGCTCATCTGTTCATCATCAATGTCGATTTGAATGCTTTCGCTTCTAGCCGTCATAGGATTTGACCGTTACGTATTTGAGGAGAAATTCGCTATTCTCAGCCGGGCCGCGATAGACCTCGATAGCATCCGCCGGCAGCGGCTGATCAATGTAGGTTTCCACCGATGACACGCGAATCGCGCGCATCCCCGGATCGTTGACAAAGCTTTGCAGGGCCGCGACTTCAGCACTGCTGGCGCCGCCCATGCGCCAGGATTGTTCGAGCACGCCGCTGCGGGATTTACCGTTGCTGTCCAGGCCCTGGGCGATGTCGTAGTTGCGCCGCGAAGCATAGAAGCGCGGATAAGCCTCATTGGCGGCAGCGTCGAACACCTGTGCCTGCTCAATGGCCAGACGCACAGCGTCGGGCAGGTCGAGTTTCAGCAGTTGGTCATAATCACCCTGCACCACCAGCAGATTCGAGCCGCCGTAGACCTCATCGCCGTGGGCGTCCTTGGTCAAGTATTGATCACCGCAGTAACTCAGCACTCTATCGCCGATGAACGACTGGCCGACGCTGTGGGTGACAACGTCGCTCAAGTCCTGTTCCAGCACCATGCCCTCGCTGAACTGCTGTGCAATATCGGGGCGAGTGAGGACTTCATCGAAGGCATCAAGGCTCTCGATCACCTCCTGGCCACGACCAGCGCAGGCATGAACCGGCTTCATGCGTATCGGACCGCCGTACAGCAGGTGCTCGGCGGCGGGACGGGCATCCTCCAGCGCAAACACGCTGAGGCCATCGAGTACTACATTGCGCACCCGCTCGGAAAACAATGGCGACCAGCCTTGCGGCGCGTGAGCCAGATGACTGCGCAGGCCGTGGCTGATGGCTTTGGTGCAGATGAAGTCGTGCTCGACGAATCCGCCCCACAGATCATCCGGTCCTTTGATGCCGAGTGCGTGAGCGCTGGCCGTGCCGACAATGGTTTGCGTAGGCAGTAAATACAGATCACGACCGTGGTGTTTTTCAGCGTCATAGCTGCCGCCGAATTTGCACCCGAGAATCTGCGCCAGCCAGCGGGCCAGCGCTTTGTTGGTCTGTACTTCATGTTGTGGTGCGTCGTGGCGCACCGAGTGGGCGACGACGATTTTCCTGCGGGGTGTCGGGGTCATGCGTCCCCCTTCCATCGGTTCGATGACTGTAGCGTTGAGAGGTGCAGAGATCAGGCCAACGGCCGCTGCCGGAAATTCCTCGGTGAATCAAAACCTTGCCAGAATCGTGCTGGCACCACGCCTGTTTCAATCTGCACGACCGCCGGTAAAACCCCGGCAAATTGCACGATCTATAGTCCTATAGAGTTCAATGTGGGAGCGAGCTTGCTCGCGAAGGCGCCGTGTCAGTCGACATCAAACTTACAGCCCCCACCGCTTTCGCGAGCAAGCTCGCTCCTACATTAGGTAATGGAGGCTTTCGAGATTGGGGTCACACCAAACCGCGCCCGATAATCGCTCGGCGCCAGCCCGGTAATCTTCTTGAAGATCGCGCGAAACGCCCCCGGATCCTGATAGCCCACCGTCCACGCAATGTGTTCAATCGTGCCGTTGCTGAACTCGAGCATCTCGCGCGCCTTGCCCACCCGCAAATGCTGACAGTATTCGGTGGGTTTCAACCCGCTCGCCGCGCGGAACCGGCGCAGAAAGGTCCGCTCTTCCAGCCCCGCCCGGTGCGCCATCGCCGTCAAGGAAACATCCGTCGCGCCGGTGCTTTGCAGCCAGTGCTGAACCTTGAGAATTGCAGCGTCGCCATGACCGAGAATCGGCGCAAAATTGCTCCCGCACTCACTGGCGCTGTCACTGTGTTCCACCACCAGAAAGCGAGCGGTGCTGGTCGCAATGCTCGGTCCGAGCAGGCGGTTGACCAGACGCAAGCCCAGTTCCGACCACGCCATCAATCCGGCGGTAGTAATCAGGTCGCCGTCATCGACAATCGGCGTATCGGCCTTGAGCCTGATGTTCGGATATCGCTCGGCGAAAGCCTTGGCAGAGGTCCAGTGAGTGGTGGCGCTACGTCCGTCGAGCAAGCCGCTTTCGGCCAGCAGCAGCGAGCCCACGCAAACTCCGCCGAGCGTCGCCCCATGCGCATGCTGATCGCGCAACCATTGCGCCAGACTGACCGGCATTTGCGCCGCCGAAAACCCGCCGATCGATGGCGGAATCAGCACCGCCAGCAATGCGCTGTCGTCTCCTGGATGGCTAGCGTAAATCCGCGTCGGCGGTTGATCACCGTCGACCTGCCAATGGCTCACGCGCAGCACCGGCAGTTGCGCAGCCTGATGTTCGGCGGCAATCCGGTTGGCCACCGCAAACAGGTCGGTCAGACCATGCACCGCCGCCATTTGCGCGCCGGGATAGATCAGCACGCCCAATTCAGCGATGGCGGCCCTTTCTGCGCCCATTGTCAGTTTTCCCCTGTCTATTGTCGGTGCGGCCAATCCTCGAATCGCTGGCCAGCGCCAATACTGAAGCCACTTCCAGCCAATACATCGAGGACACACCCATGGCCAAGCAAGCGCTCATCGTAGTCGATATCCAGAACGACTACTTCCCCCAAGGCAAGTGGCCGCTGGCCGGTGCCGACGCGGCTGCTGACAATGCCGCCCGGCTGATCGCCGCGTTCCGCGAGGCAGGCGATTCGGTGGTACACATTCGCCACGAATTCACCTCAGCGGATGCGCCGTTTTTCACCCCGGGCTCAGAGGGCGCCAAGCTGCATCCAAAGGTACTCAACCGTGCCGATGAACCGGTGGTGCTCAAGCACTTCGTCAACTCGTTCCGCGAAACCGAACTGCAAGCGATCCTCGAAGAACGAGGCATCAAGGAATTGGTGGTGGTCGGCAGCATGAGCCACATGTGCGTTGACGGTATCACCCGGGCGGCGGCGGATCTGGGTTACGCCGTCTCGGTGATTCACGACGCCTGCGCCAGCCGCGATCTGCAGTTCAACGGGCTTACGGTGCCGGCCGCCCACGTCCACGCCGCGTTCATGTCAGCGCTGGGTTTTGCCTACGCCAGCGTGCTATCCACTGACGAATTCCTCGCCGCCACTCGCTGAGTAATATCCTGCAAGAAATTCAGGCCCGCGATGCAGCGGGTCTTTTTTTGTCTGTCATAAAAATCTCACGCGTGAGCCATTGATGGCACTTTGAATTGGTTGTAGTGTGGCTCACGCGTGAGATGTTCATAACCGAGCCATTGCCATGAAAAGCCGTTCCCCCACCGCGAAATCAGAGAGCCCCAAGGGGGAGCGCGCGAAGCCGTCGGCGAAAAAACCATCGAGCTTCTATATGAAGCAGATGCGCGCGGGTCTGGCCGCTGCCGGTTATGTGAAACACGAAACTTGGGTGCTTCCCGAAAACCGAAGCTTGCTCAAGCAAATGGAGCAACAGCTACGCCAACCGATTCTGGCTGGCTCTTTCATGTCGGAGAATTACATGAGCGCAGGCAACAACTGGACCATCGATAGCCTCTTCAACGCCCTCAAGGCTCTGGACGAGGTGGCTTCGCAAGAGATCACGCTGTCGCTGATCCAGAGCTCCGAACCCAGCATCAAGCTGGAAATGAACGAATTCGGCGGTCTGCCGATTCATATCGCCCTGGCTGGCCAGCAGATCATCGTCGACACCGTGCTGGTGGACATCGATTCGATCTCGAACGTAGCGGCCTTCAACGACGCCGTGTTGCGCAGCCGGGAAATGTTCCCGCTGTCGTCGATCGGTATCGAGTCGATGCCCAACGGGCAGACCGTTTACAACATGTTTGGCGCCCTCAGCGCCGACTCGAGCCTGACCAACGTCGTCACCGAGGTGAAAACACTGGTCGACAACGTGCAGCGCGCGAGTGAAGCCTTCGAACACTTCTTCAAGTAATCAACAGGGAATATCCAATGACTCAGTCCATCTGGAGCAAGTTGTTCACCGCGCTGCGCGGCGGCGCCAATGAAGTCGGCGAAGCCATTGCCGACCAACAGGCCCTGCGCATCCTCGATCAGGAAATCCGCGACGCCGACACCGCACTGTCGAACGCTCGTCGCGAGCTGGTCACGATCATGGCCAAACACAAACTGGCCGCCGACCGCGTGAGCGAGTACGACGCCAAGATCAAGGATCTGGAAGCCAAAGCCGTCTCGGCGCTGAACGCCGGCCGTGAAGACCTGGCGCTGGAAGTGGCCGAAGCAATTTCGACCCTGACCAACGAGCTGGATGTCGAGAAAAAGCAGAGCGACGAATTCGGCACTTACGCCGAAAACATGCGCAAAGACATCAGCAAGGCCGAGTCGCGTATCAAGAGCCTGCGCCAGCAAGTGGACATGGCCAAGGCCCGCGAAAGCGTGCAGAAAGCCCAGGTCAGCGCTTCCATCGCCAGCGGCGGCGCCAATGGCAAACTGGAAACCGCCGTCGGTACGTTGAACCGTCTGCAGGCCAAGCAGCAGCAACGCGCGGCTGAACTGAGCGCTGCCGACGAACTGGCCGACGCTTCGACCGGCAACGATCTGGAACGCAAACTGCGCGACGCCGGCATCACGCCGAACGAAGGCAGCGCCAATGCGATTCTCGAGCGTCTGAAGCAAAAGTCCTCGCAGTAACGCCGCAACTGGCTCTGTGTAGGAGCTGCCGAAGGCCGCGATCTGTTGATCTTGTCTTTTAAAATCAAAAGATCGCAGCCTTCGGCAGCTCCTACCCAGGCTCTCGTTTACTCGCGCAACATTTCATTTTGCCTGCTAGTTCGCCGCTCAGCCCGGTACACTAGCGACGCTTTTTCGCCGACGAACACTTCCACCCGCTTCAAGGAACGTACCCATGGGATGGTTTAAAGACTTGCTGGGCACCAGCAACTGGCAGACCGCTGCGCCAACACCGACCGTTGCCAGTGGCCCACTCGGCATGGCTCAGGGCAAGGCTGTCAGGTTCGATACGACGCTGGCGCTGTTGCTCGATGGCTCGACCACCGTGCGAGTGCCCTTCGATCAGGCGATCTGGAGCCACGGCTGGGTCGACCTCGGCCAGTCCAATAAACTGCACCGCTATTACATGAACGACGAGGATTTCTGGCTGCAGATCCACGTCACCGGTGACGATCAGATCGAATCCGTCACCCTGTTCAATTACCTCAGTTACGTGACCGTCAACAGTGACGCCGAACTGCAGCGCCTGGCCGGCCCCAACAGCCAGATCGGCTTGCCCGGTTACAACCACGGCGGTGTCGAATACAGCCGTGAGTGGGGCACCGAACAAGGCCAGACCGAACTCGTGCCGATGACCGAACAGGTGGTCAATCCGGACGAGAGCTACACCATCGAACACCACTCAATGCTTTATGCCCGCGAAACCGGTCTGACCGATCGACGCGAATTGCTGCTGTTCTCCGTCGAACAGGATGAAGAAGGCACCGTCAGCCTGAGCACCTCGCTCGGCATCTCGCTGTACACGACAGATCTGAGCACCATTTAAAAAAGGAAGTTTTTCATGCTGGAAGTGCTGGCCGTTTCCCTGAACAAAACCGCCCTGGTCGGTTTCGTCGTCTACCTCATCGGCGCCGTACTGCTGTTCATGCTGTTTCAATTCGTCTACACGCGCATCACCCCGCACAAAGAGTTCGAGCTGATTCGCTCCGGCAACGTTGCCGCCGCCATCGCCTTGGCCGGCGCGATCATCGGCTTCGCGATTCCAGCCAGTAACGTGATTGCGTTTTCGGTCAACGTCCTCGACTTCGTGCTCTGGGCAGTGATTGCCGCCGTGGTGCAACTGCTGGCATTCCTCGCCACGGGTCTGGTGCTCAAAGGCACGTCCCAGCGCATCGCCAACGGTGAAGTGGCTTCGGGTATCTATGTTGCTGCGGTCGCGATCAGCGTCGGCATGCTCAACGCCGCGTGCATGACACCGTCCAACTGATCGGCAGGAAGCCTTAGATGAAACGCAGCAAATACGTTCAGTTGTCCCTCGCCGCCTCGGTGGCCATGGCCATTTCCGGCCAAGCGACAGCCGCAGATCAACCACGCAGTTTCCAGAACGTGGAACAGTGCGTCGACGCCGAAGTGGCCGCCGATGTCTGCTCCACCGCCTACGTCGCCGCCCTGACCGAACACCGGCGCATTGCCCCGGCGTACGACAACAAGGCCAAGTGCGACGCGGACTTTGCCGCTGACTGGTGCCAAAAGAATTCTGACGGCCGCTTCGTGCCGAAACTCGGCGGCTTCAAAGTGCCAATGAGCGGTGAGCCGGCGCAGAACCTCGACGCCATCGCCGATGCGCAGATGCCTGCCGGTAATGCAACGGCGCAAAATGTGCAAAGCACTTCGCACGTCTCCAGCGGTGGCGGTGGCGGCAACGGCTGGCTAACCGGTTGGCTGATCGGCAACGCGATGAGCAACAACGCCGAACGCACGGTTTACCGCGATCGCGAAACGCGCCAGCCGTACAACACCTCGACGCAGTATCGCAGAGCCGAAACCACGACGCGCAGCCAGACGGATTACGAAAGCAGCAAAAGCAAACCGGTCAACGTGGCCTCATCGACGTCACGCGGCGGCTTCGGCAGCCAGTCCAGCGCCCGTAGCGGTTGGGGTGGCTGGGGCAGCAGTTCCGGTCGTTCGAGCAGCTGACGATGAAGAAGATCCACTGCGCCGAACGGCCTGACTGGAAACAGACTGCCGAAAGTCTCGGCTTCATGTTTCACACCATTGATGACGAGCCGTACTGGGACGAAAGCGCGTATTACCAGTTCACGCTCGCGCAGATCGAAAACGATCTTGAGGATCCGACCACCGAACTGCACGAGATGTGCATGGACCTGGTCGACCGCGTGGCGCACAGCGAAGAACTGCTGGATCGCCTGAGCATCCCGGCGCCGTACTACGACATGATCCGCACATCCTGGCGGGAAGGTCATCCGCATCTGTACGGGCGCATGGACTTTTCCTACAGCGGCGACGGCCCGGCGAAACTGCTGGAACTCAACTACGACACGCCGACCAGCCTCTACGAAGCGGCGGCGTTCCAGTGGGGCTGGCTGGAACAATGCATCGAACGCGGCACGCTGCCGCGCCATGCCGACCAGTTCAACAGCATCGACACCCAGCTGCATCAGGCCTTCGCCGAGTTACAACTGAAGCGACCGTTCTACTTCGCCTCGATGAAAGACTCGGTCGAGGACAAGGGCACCACGGATTACCTGCGCTTGATCGCCGAGAAGGTCGGCATCGAATCACGGCACATCGATATCGAAGACATCGGTTTGACGGCTGAAGGTCGTTTCGTCGACCTGGAAGATCGCTGGATCCCGCACCTGTTCAAGTTGCATGCCTGGGAATTCATCTTCCACGAGCCATTCGGCGCGGCGATTGCCGAGTGCGATACGCAGTTTTTCGAACCGGCGTGGAAGGCGATCCTGTCGAACAAGGGCGCGTTGCCGTTGCTGTGGGAGCTGCACAAGGGCCATCCGAATCTGCTGGCAGCGCATCTCGATCCGAATCCGGCCAGCGCAGTGCCGAAAGGCTGGGTACGCAAGCCGTACTTTTCCCGCGAAGGCGCCAACATTGAGTTGCAAACGGCTGACGGTCTGATCGTAAAAGAGGACGGGCCCTACACGGATGCGCCGTTCATCCTGCAGGAGTTTGCGCCGCTGCCGAAGTTTGGCGACAGCTACACACTGATCGGTTCCTGGGTGATTGGCGATCAGGCTGCGGGGATTGGAGTGCGGGAAGACAACAGTTTGATCACCAAAGACTCCAGCCGCTTCTTGCCCCACCTGATCCTCGACTGAAACACAAATCCCCTGTAGGCGCTGCGGCACGCTGCGATCTTTTGATCTTGTTTTTTAAGATCAAAAGATCGCAGCCTCGTTTCACTCGACAGCTCCTCCAGTCGATCGGCGTTATCTCCGATTCTTCAGAACAAAAAAGGCCCGTCGTTTAAGCGACGGGCCTTTTTATTTAGAGCGGGTGCAGCAACAAATCAGAACGGAATATCGTCGTCAAAGCTGTCGAAATCCGGCGCCGGTTGCGGTGCGGCCTGCTGTGGAGCCGGGGCCGAACGCTGCTGTGGAGCCGACTGCTGCGGACGCGGAGCCTGCTGGCGTGGGGCCGGAGCGGACTGCTGGTAGTTGTTGCCACCGCCTTGTTGGTCGCCCTGTTGTGGACGGCCGCCGAGCAGTTGCATGGTGCCTTGCATGTCGACCACGATTTCGGTGGTGTAACGCTTGATACCGTCTTTTTCCCACTCGCGGGTCTGCAGCTTGCCTTCGATGTAGACCTGCGAACCTTTACGCAGGTATTCACCGGCGATTTCGGCAACCTTGCCGAACATCGAAACACGGTGCCATTCGGTCTTCTCGACCTTCTGACCGGTTTGCTTGTCAGTCCATTGTTCGCTGGTGGCCAGACTCAGGTTGGTCACGGCGTTACCGTTAGGCAGGTAGCGAACTTCGGGATCCTGGCCGCAAGTGCCGACCAATATGACTTTGTTAACCCCACGGGCCATAACGTTCTCCTAGGCTTCGCAAGCAGCCCCGGCCGGGTTGTTCACCAGGCGTTCGAGGGTGTCGCGATCCACTAATTCTTTGTCCAGTTTGATGTAAACAGCCGCCTCGTCAGCGACTATCACTGCATCGGTTACCCCTACGAGGGCCTTGAGGCGCTCGACCAGACCCGCTTCGCGGATCGCCTCGGGCGACAACGGCAAGCGCAGACTCGTCACGTAGGGAGGTTCACGCATGGTAACAGCAAAGGCCAGCCAAAGTGCAGCCAGCGCGGCGCATCCGAGGAACACAACCGACAGACCGCCATGCTGAAACAGCCAGCCGCCGAGTATCCCGCCGAGTGCCGAACCGAGGAACTGGCTGGTGGAATACACGCCCATGGCCGTGCCCTTCCCGCCTGCCGGTGAAACCTTGCTGATCAGCGACGGCAATGAAGCCTCCAGCAGATTGAACGCGGTGAAGAACACCACCGTACCAATCACCAGAGCCCGCAGGCTGTCGCCGAACTGCCAGAAGAATAGCTCAGTCAGCATCAGCGTCAGGACGGCGCCAAGCAAAACTCGTTTCATTTTGCGTTTCTTCTCGCCATAGATGATGAACGGGATCATGGCGAAGAACGAAATCAGCAGCGCGGTGAGGTAGACCCACCAGTGCTGCTCCTTGGGCAAACCGGCTTTTTCGACCAGTGCCAGCGGCAGCGCGACGAAGCTCGACATCAACATGGCATGTAACACAAAGATGCCCAGATCGAGGCGCAGCAGGTCTGGATGCTTGAGTGTCGGCATCAGTGCCTGACGCGCGACACCGGACTCACGATGCTGCAGCGGCCCGGTAGCGCGCGGCACCATGAACATGATGATCAGGATCCCGACCAGCGCCATGCCACCGGTAGCGAGGAACAATCCGGAAAGGCCGAAAGCACGGGTCAGCAGGGGCCCGACCACCATGGCCACGGCAAACGACAGACCGATGGTCATACCGATCATGGCCATCGCTTTGGTGCGATGTTGCTCGCGAGTCAGGTCTGAGAGCAGTGCCATGACCGCAGCAGAGATTGCTCCGGCACCTTGCAGGATCCGGCCGGCAATCACCCCCCAGATCGAATCGGCCTGAGAGGCCAGCACGCTGCCGAGCGCAAAGACGATCAGCCCGAGGTAAATCACCGGGCGACGACCAATGCGGTCAGAAATGATCCCGAACGGAATCTGGAAAATTGCCTGGGTCAGGCCGTAAGCGCCAATGGCCAACCCGATCAGCGCCGGGGTCGCTCCCGCCAGATCCATGCCGTAGGTCGCCAGTACCGGCAACACCATGAACATGCCCAGCATACGGAAGGCGAACACCAGGGCCAGACCGCTCGCCGCGCGGGTCTCGCTGCCACTCATGCGTTCGCTGTGGGGATCGTGCATGGAAAAACCTCATGTGAACCGGCGGCGATTCTACCAGTCCCATCGAAAGACGGGGTAGATCGCGACGCTTTGACGCGTATAGATGAAACTCTCTTCATCCAGGGCAAAAAACCCTTCGTTTGATAGTGTGCATCCATCCAGTATTTGCCCGTATACTCCTACGTTTTCGACGCCCGCCGAGCGAGGCCACTTTGGACAAGATCCTGATACGTGGGGCCCGTACCCACAACCTGAAGAACATCGACCTGACCCTGCCACGGGACAAGCTGATCGTCATCACCGGCCTGTCCGGATCCGGCAAGTCGTCCCTGGCCTTCGACACACTGTACGCCGAAGGTCAGCGCCGCTATGTCGAATCGCTGTCGGCCTACGCCCGCCAGTTCCTGTCGATGATGGAAAAACCCGACGTCGACACCATCGAAGGCCTGTCGCCGGCGATTTCCATCGAACAGAAATCGACCTCGCACAACCCGCGCTCCACGGTCGGCACCATCACCGAAATCTACGACTACCTGCGCCTGCTCTATGCACGCGTTGGTACACCGCGCTGCCCGGATCACGATATTCCGCTGGAAGCACAAACGGTCAGTCAGATGGTTGACCTGGTGCTGGCGCAACCGGAAGGCAGCAAACTGATGCTGCTGGCGCCGGTGATCCGCGAGCGAAAAGGTGAACACCTGTCGGTCTTCGAAGAGCTGCGCGCCCAAGGTTTCGTCCGTGCCCGGGTCAATGGCCGGATCTGCGAACTCGACGAGTTGCCGAAACTGGATAAACAGAAGAAGCATTCGATCGATGTGATCGTTGACCGCTTCAAGGTGCGCGCCGACCTGCAGCAACGTCTGGCCGAGTCTTTCGAGACCGCGCTGAAACTGGCGGACGGCATCGC
Encoded here:
- a CDS encoding glutathionylspermidine synthase family protein; translated protein: MKKIHCAERPDWKQTAESLGFMFHTIDDEPYWDESAYYQFTLAQIENDLEDPTTELHEMCMDLVDRVAHSEELLDRLSIPAPYYDMIRTSWREGHPHLYGRMDFSYSGDGPAKLLELNYDTPTSLYEAAAFQWGWLEQCIERGTLPRHADQFNSIDTQLHQAFAELQLKRPFYFASMKDSVEDKGTTDYLRLIAEKVGIESRHIDIEDIGLTAEGRFVDLEDRWIPHLFKLHAWEFIFHEPFGAAIAECDTQFFEPAWKAILSNKGALPLLWELHKGHPNLLAAHLDPNPASAVPKGWVRKPYFSREGANIELQTADGLIVKEDGPYTDAPFILQEFAPLPKFGDSYTLIGSWVIGDQAAGIGVREDNSLITKDSSRFLPHLILD
- a CDS encoding single-stranded DNA-binding protein — its product is MARGVNKVILVGTCGQDPEVRYLPNGNAVTNLSLATSEQWTDKQTGQKVEKTEWHRVSMFGKVAEIAGEYLRKGSQVYIEGKLQTREWEKDGIKRYTTEIVVDMQGTMQLLGGRPQQGDQQGGGNNYQQSAPAPRQQAPRPQQSAPQQRSAPAPQQAAPQPAPDFDSFDDDIPF
- a CDS encoding MFS transporter, which codes for MHDPHSERMSGSETRAASGLALVFAFRMLGMFMVLPVLATYGMDLAGATPALIGLAIGAYGLTQAIFQIPFGIISDRIGRRPVIYLGLIVFALGSVLASQADSIWGVIAGRILQGAGAISAAVMALLSDLTREQHRTKAMAMIGMTIGLSFAVAMVVGPLLTRAFGLSGLFLATGGMALVGILIIMFMVPRATGPLQHRESGVARQALMPTLKHPDLLRLDLGIFVLHAMLMSSFVALPLALVEKAGLPKEQHWWVYLTALLISFFAMIPFIIYGEKKRKMKRVLLGAVLTLMLTELFFWQFGDSLRALVIGTVVFFTAFNLLEASLPSLISKVSPAGGKGTAMGVYSTSQFLGSALGGILGGWLFQHGGLSVVFLGCAALAALWLAFAVTMREPPYVTSLRLPLSPEAIREAGLVERLKALVGVTDAVIVADEAAVYIKLDKELVDRDTLERLVNNPAGAACEA